Proteins from a single region of Fodinibius sp. Rm-B-1B1-1:
- a CDS encoding capsule assembly Wzi family protein, translating into MQVPGYGQSNWQLNGRTVGAVTTSEDLPFWFHSNRAGEYDPSGSNLLLGLRLDKKLRNSRFFDYGIGTNFVGRGSLNSDVFFNELYAEAKIGILHLYSGKKNWQDGIWSSELSLGSMIWSGNSATMPKVMAFIPEYTSVPFTNGWIAFRGYWGHGWFGKNRYVEDTYLHEKALYVRLLQDKFPVNGHLGLIHNVQWGGTHPRLGDLPDGTGDYWRIVTGRAGESGTSPEGEVLNALGNTLGAYEARLDIYLNNVDLKAYRQFFIETGPNVRFRSPWDGQWGLQVNIKGKTSGWLKTFLWEHLNTKRQNAKSGEAIGADNYYNNFIYQNGWTYKDRIIGSPLIGLGTVNERKKIVNNIIVAHHFGFEGTPPIGFGNNLIEYQLKVTYSRNYGLTTDCSGDFCDEDDPNPYRTPRRDQWYYQLELGQQITPRFKVTTTFGLDVGELSDEFGVMIGASYSIYGSD; encoded by the coding sequence ATGCAAGTTCCGGGTTATGGGCAATCAAATTGGCAGTTGAATGGGCGGACAGTTGGGGCCGTAACCACCTCTGAAGATTTGCCATTTTGGTTTCATTCTAATAGAGCAGGGGAATATGATCCGTCCGGTTCAAATCTATTACTTGGTTTACGACTAGACAAAAAGTTAAGGAATTCCCGGTTTTTTGATTACGGAATCGGAACTAATTTTGTGGGACGGGGATCTTTAAATTCTGATGTATTCTTTAATGAATTATATGCAGAGGCTAAAATTGGTATTCTTCATCTATACTCTGGTAAAAAAAATTGGCAGGATGGCATATGGTCTTCTGAATTATCTCTAGGGTCAATGATATGGAGTGGTAATAGTGCGACCATGCCAAAAGTAATGGCTTTTATTCCGGAGTATACCTCGGTTCCCTTTACGAATGGTTGGATTGCTTTTCGGGGATACTGGGGACATGGTTGGTTTGGAAAAAACCGTTATGTAGAAGATACCTATCTACATGAAAAAGCATTATATGTACGGCTATTACAGGATAAATTTCCGGTCAATGGTCACCTTGGATTAATTCATAATGTACAGTGGGGAGGTACACATCCCAGATTAGGAGATCTGCCAGATGGTACTGGAGACTATTGGCGTATTGTAACTGGTCGTGCTGGAGAATCAGGTACTTCGCCTGAGGGGGAAGTTCTTAATGCTCTTGGCAATACCTTAGGAGCTTATGAAGCTCGTTTAGACATATACCTGAATAACGTTGATCTTAAAGCATATCGGCAGTTTTTTATTGAGACAGGACCTAATGTAAGATTTCGAAGTCCCTGGGATGGGCAGTGGGGTTTACAGGTTAATATTAAAGGGAAGACTTCAGGTTGGTTAAAAACATTTCTATGGGAGCATCTTAATACTAAGCGACAGAATGCCAAAAGTGGTGAAGCAATTGGGGCTGATAATTATTACAATAATTTTATTTATCAAAATGGTTGGACTTACAAAGATCGTATTATAGGATCACCGTTAATTGGGTTGGGAACTGTTAATGAAAGAAAAAAAATTGTTAACAATATTATTGTAGCTCATCATTTTGGGTTTGAAGGAACCCCTCCAATCGGATTCGGTAACAATCTTATTGAATATCAACTTAAAGTAACTTACAGTCGAAATTATGGGTTAACGACCGATTGTAGTGGTGACTTTTGTGATGAGGATGATCCAAATCCGTATAGAACCCCTCGCAGAGATCAGTGGTATTATCAGCTAGAGCTGGGACAACAGATAACACCGCGGTTCAAGGTAACGACGACTTTTGGGCTGGATGTGGGAGAACTATCAGATGAATTTGGGGTGATGATTGGAGCTTCCTACTCGATTTATGGAAGTGATTAA
- a CDS encoding SLBB domain-containing protein has translation MRLKSLLTIAFLTVLTIAASGQSITDIDFEKIKVDNLSEQQIQQLKAEAESRGLSTNEIVQLAVARGMPQTEAQKLQRRLGQVSGGGNQGAGGGSDRMRYTAPDTARANEFDSFFGADTRRDSLRFYQDIRFLQYQVQQDSLELERKKLQDKIFGFELFQNTSTSFQPALNIPTPKDYQLGPGDQLMIDIWGAAETTYQPQITPEGTINITNIGPISLNGLTIEEASAKLQERLGEIYSGLNPADDSQKDTYMQVSLGQVRSINVSVIGEVRQPGSYSLPSLATVFNALYSAGGPTVTGSFRDIQVLRGDSVAATFDLYDLIINSDQSDNIRLRSQDIIKISPYINRVEVAGEVKREGLYETKEGDRLSNLIEYAGGFTGDAYSHRIRITGNDSRQRTIDDVTKSNFDNYEITNGDSVTVGKVLDRFKNLVEIEGAVFREGKYALTDTSTVASLIKRAEGLRGDAFQNRGLIYREQDDYTLKSIPFNVAEVMTDSTKDIPLEKNDLVMISSILDMKLNYFVEIEGPVQNPNKYKFAEEMTLEDLILQAGGFKQGATPNHVEVARRKTRANQDEYNTSQIAQIHRFDLNEDLSLDAEASNFVLNPFDKVYVRSIPNYSEQQNIVISGEVKYPGTYSMQSKNDRISDIVQRAGGLSANAYPEGATLYRELDDDQLASDSDEEPQGFYVAGEDTLQSRAKDQKETRTISKIGISLPHIMKNPGSKYDLFVQEADSIVIPKELQTVTVDGGVFYPRSVRYQEGMNYKDYIASAGGFTNLARKGRSYVIYANGDVEKVKRFLFFKNYPEVKPGAKLVVPEKPESAKLSPQERISILSAITSTAALIVTTIVQVNR, from the coding sequence ATGCGCCTCAAAAGCCTGTTAACTATAGCATTTTTAACAGTACTTACTATTGCTGCCTCGGGACAAAGTATTACAGACATTGATTTTGAAAAAATCAAAGTTGATAACCTATCCGAGCAACAAATTCAACAGCTGAAAGCCGAAGCTGAAAGCCGAGGCTTATCTACGAATGAAATTGTACAGTTAGCTGTAGCACGAGGCATGCCGCAAACCGAAGCCCAGAAACTGCAGCGCAGGCTCGGACAAGTAAGCGGTGGAGGTAACCAAGGTGCAGGTGGGGGATCAGATCGCATGCGATACACTGCCCCCGACACCGCACGAGCCAATGAATTTGATTCCTTTTTTGGAGCTGATACCCGACGCGACTCTCTCCGCTTTTATCAAGATATCCGATTTCTGCAATACCAGGTACAGCAAGATTCACTCGAACTTGAACGCAAGAAACTTCAGGATAAAATTTTTGGATTTGAACTATTCCAAAATACATCCACCTCTTTTCAACCGGCTTTAAATATTCCCACTCCAAAAGATTATCAGCTTGGCCCCGGTGACCAACTTATGATCGATATTTGGGGGGCTGCTGAAACGACCTATCAGCCACAAATAACTCCCGAAGGAACGATTAATATCACCAATATAGGGCCTATTTCGCTCAATGGCCTCACCATCGAAGAAGCATCAGCTAAACTTCAAGAACGTCTCGGAGAAATATACTCGGGACTTAACCCAGCTGACGATTCCCAGAAAGATACCTACATGCAGGTAAGCCTGGGACAAGTACGAAGTATTAACGTATCAGTGATTGGAGAAGTCCGTCAGCCAGGCAGCTATTCTCTGCCTTCGTTAGCAACCGTTTTTAATGCCTTATATTCAGCAGGCGGACCTACCGTAACCGGAAGTTTTCGTGACATACAGGTACTACGGGGGGATTCAGTAGCCGCTACGTTTGATCTTTACGATCTCATAATAAATAGTGATCAATCCGATAATATTCGTCTTCGCAGTCAGGATATCATCAAAATAAGTCCCTATATCAACCGTGTTGAAGTCGCCGGCGAAGTAAAAAGAGAAGGCCTTTATGAAACAAAGGAAGGCGATCGACTCTCCAACCTGATAGAATACGCAGGTGGTTTCACCGGTGATGCCTACAGTCACCGCATCAGAATTACCGGCAACGACTCTCGACAGCGTACTATTGATGACGTTACCAAATCGAATTTTGACAACTATGAAATCACAAACGGTGACAGTGTTACGGTCGGTAAAGTCTTAGACCGATTTAAAAACCTCGTTGAAATTGAAGGCGCTGTTTTCAGAGAAGGGAAATATGCCCTTACCGATACCAGTACCGTTGCCTCCCTGATTAAACGAGCCGAAGGCCTTCGCGGTGATGCCTTTCAAAACCGGGGACTCATATATCGTGAGCAAGATGACTATACCCTAAAAAGCATTCCCTTCAATGTTGCAGAAGTCATGACCGACTCCACCAAAGACATCCCCCTTGAAAAAAACGACTTGGTGATGATCTCATCCATTCTTGATATGAAGCTAAATTACTTTGTTGAGATCGAAGGTCCGGTACAAAATCCGAATAAGTATAAGTTTGCCGAGGAGATGACGCTTGAAGACCTCATCCTGCAGGCCGGAGGCTTCAAACAAGGAGCGACCCCTAATCATGTAGAAGTTGCACGACGTAAGACACGGGCAAACCAAGACGAATACAATACCTCACAGATCGCCCAGATCCATCGCTTTGATCTTAATGAAGATCTGAGTCTGGATGCTGAGGCAAGCAATTTTGTACTCAATCCCTTTGATAAGGTGTACGTTCGAAGCATCCCCAATTATAGCGAACAGCAAAATATTGTTATTAGCGGTGAGGTGAAGTATCCCGGCACCTATTCAATGCAGAGTAAGAACGATCGTATTTCTGATATTGTTCAACGTGCCGGTGGACTCTCTGCCAATGCCTACCCTGAGGGCGCTACGTTATACCGAGAACTTGATGATGACCAATTAGCCTCAGACTCTGACGAAGAACCTCAGGGGTTTTACGTTGCCGGCGAAGATACTCTACAATCAAGAGCCAAAGATCAGAAAGAAACAAGAACGATCTCTAAAATTGGCATCAGCTTACCCCACATCATGAAAAATCCGGGGTCAAAATATGATCTCTTTGTTCAGGAGGCCGATTCTATCGTTATCCCCAAAGAGTTGCAGACTGTTACCGTTGATGGCGGTGTCTTTTACCCTCGCAGCGTCCGCTACCAGGAAGGCATGAACTACAAGGACTACATTGCCTCGGCCGGAGGCTTTACCAATCTGGCTCGAAAAGGACGATCGTATGTCATTTATGCCAACGGGGATGTTGAAAAAGTGAAACGATTCCTCTTTTTCAAAAACTATCCCGAGGTAAAACCGGGAGCAAAGCTGGTTGTACCTGAAAAACCAGAATCAGCGAAGCTCTCACCCCAGGAACGTATTAGTATCCTGTCGGCCATAACCTCTACCGCTGCCCTTATCGTAACCACTATTGTTCAAGTAAACCGATAA
- a CDS encoding archaeosortase/exosortase family protein — protein sequence MRWIKSDVGLFLLKAAGIYLLWYCIYELWLLPEGSLDQWLTTNIVSVSGGILQSFNYDVYATGRLIGVGESAGIYLADGCSGIAAIGLFIGFVIAYPGAWVPRIAFILFGIGVIYIINIIRIMVLAITQVQAPDIFTVTQDYSTAAIFYLVIFGLCIVWGKK from the coding sequence ATGCGATGGATCAAATCTGATGTAGGGCTTTTCTTGCTCAAAGCAGCCGGGATATACTTGTTATGGTATTGTATCTATGAACTGTGGTTATTACCCGAGGGAAGTTTAGATCAATGGCTAACGACGAATATTGTTTCCGTTTCGGGAGGCATTTTACAATCATTCAATTATGATGTGTATGCCACGGGGCGGTTAATTGGAGTTGGAGAGTCGGCCGGTATCTACCTGGCTGATGGTTGTAGTGGTATTGCAGCCATTGGACTTTTCATCGGCTTTGTGATTGCATATCCAGGGGCATGGGTTCCTCGCATTGCGTTTATCCTGTTCGGAATTGGCGTTATTTATATTATCAATATCATACGAATCATGGTGCTTGCAATTACTCAAGTACAGGCGCCTGATATCTTTACCGTAACTCAGGATTATTCAACTGCTGCCATATTCTATCTGGTGATTTTTGGTCTCTGTATTGTTTGGGGTAAGAAGTGA
- a CDS encoding glycerate kinase type-2 family protein, protein MDFGNPHTLLKDLFLQGLEACSPQRALEVSVQFSEDSITVDGKKIACDGRPIYVWATGKAAVPMYQQVAELFGDRVTKSLVITGDAGQAKNCSADEVIVGSHPVPDESSVQAGKQTVSFFKQIPSNAIVLILISGGTSSLLAFPAHGITVRALSKLFGLLNNSGATIQEINTVRKHCSQIKGGQLLRYLNRTVTLIDLAISDVPGDDLSIIGSGPTVPDASTYQEAHDILLRYELWDQVSKSIREHISKGVAGKIDETVKLGKDPVTEHSSTIISSGRKLIQKIGDLAKQKGLSVKLFDEPFNADVETVVTIIADQIMRLEEGPMLFLFYGESTVQVTGGGKGGRNQELALRGAIEIEGHEKITWLSAGTDGIDGPTDAAGAVVDGTTIIKAREQDVDPETFLRDNDSYRFHQKMGTLLKTGPTGNNLMDVVMVFVDR, encoded by the coding sequence ATGGATTTTGGAAATCCCCATACATTGCTGAAAGATCTTTTTTTGCAAGGACTTGAAGCGTGTTCCCCACAGCGGGCATTGGAGGTGTCGGTACAATTTTCGGAAGATTCTATCACTGTTGATGGCAAAAAAATTGCTTGTGATGGGCGCCCAATTTACGTCTGGGCAACGGGAAAAGCGGCCGTTCCGATGTATCAACAAGTTGCGGAATTGTTTGGCGATCGAGTTACTAAAAGCCTTGTTATTACGGGTGATGCTGGACAAGCCAAAAATTGCAGCGCTGATGAAGTTATCGTTGGGAGCCATCCTGTGCCCGATGAGTCGAGCGTACAAGCAGGTAAACAGACCGTTTCGTTTTTTAAGCAAATTCCCTCCAATGCTATTGTGCTTATCCTGATATCTGGTGGGACGTCGTCGTTGTTGGCATTTCCTGCTCACGGGATCACAGTCCGGGCATTATCAAAGTTGTTTGGGTTGCTAAACAATTCAGGGGCGACTATTCAAGAGATCAATACCGTTCGGAAGCATTGTTCACAGATTAAAGGGGGGCAGTTATTACGGTATCTGAATAGGACCGTAACACTTATAGATTTAGCTATTTCTGATGTGCCTGGAGATGATTTATCGATTATTGGTAGTGGTCCAACAGTTCCGGATGCGTCGACCTATCAAGAAGCACATGACATTTTGTTAAGGTATGAACTTTGGGATCAGGTGTCGAAATCTATCCGAGAACATATTAGTAAAGGTGTAGCGGGCAAGATTGATGAAACTGTAAAGCTGGGTAAAGATCCAGTAACTGAGCATAGTTCTACCATAATTAGTTCGGGCAGGAAGCTTATCCAAAAAATAGGGGATTTGGCCAAACAGAAGGGACTTTCTGTCAAGTTGTTTGATGAGCCATTCAATGCTGATGTTGAAACGGTGGTTACTATAATTGCGGATCAGATAATGAGATTGGAAGAAGGACCGATGCTGTTTCTATTTTATGGGGAAAGTACGGTGCAGGTTACAGGTGGTGGAAAAGGGGGGCGGAATCAAGAGTTGGCACTTCGGGGAGCTATCGAAATAGAGGGACACGAAAAAATTACTTGGTTGAGTGCTGGTACTGATGGTATTGATGGACCCACGGATGCGGCGGGGGCTGTTGTTGATGGCACAACAATCATTAAGGCCAGGGAGCAAGACGTAGATCCGGAAACTTTTTTAAGAGACAATGATTCATATCGCTTTCATCAAAAAATGGGGACGCTTTTAAAAACGGGTCCCACCGGCAATAATTTGATGGATGTGGTGATGGTTTTTGTGGATAGGTGA
- a CDS encoding VWA domain-containing protein, giving the protein MIWQDGIYLWFLLVIPLLLAATWWYNKKLAKKRENYFGSELFEKLRQGFWPSGKRIRMGSLYLGIALLIIAAAGPKIGTEVREVKRQGVDLLIGLDLSDSMNAEDVKPSRLEKAKYEISRLVDRLNGDRVGLVVFTGESYLQAPMTLDYSAMRLFLNIAETDQMPSSSTNFSAAMKTAFEAFESNEQDQQEGDASKVFMIISDGENHGESYEEELNQLLAQNVSVYTLGIGTESGSTIPLYDNSGSMFGYKRDQDGKVVTTKLQSNVLRSIAEQGNGEYYEIRNGGSGIDRFLGRLDELQQGEFSSQEYADFKNQYQWLAGIGLLFVFMGMVFPEFKIGESNRK; this is encoded by the coding sequence ATGATTTGGCAGGACGGTATTTATTTGTGGTTTTTACTGGTCATTCCCCTTCTGTTAGCGGCCACTTGGTGGTATAACAAGAAGCTGGCCAAGAAACGGGAGAATTACTTTGGTTCGGAGCTTTTTGAAAAGTTGCGACAGGGATTTTGGCCCAGTGGTAAGCGCATCCGTATGGGGAGTTTATATCTGGGTATTGCTTTACTCATTATTGCAGCTGCCGGTCCTAAGATTGGGACAGAGGTCCGTGAAGTGAAACGCCAAGGGGTCGACCTGCTTATTGGTTTGGACCTTTCTGACAGTATGAATGCTGAGGATGTAAAACCAAGTCGGCTCGAAAAGGCTAAGTACGAAATTTCAAGACTTGTTGATCGCCTTAATGGTGATCGGGTTGGTTTGGTGGTATTTACTGGAGAATCATACCTGCAAGCACCGATGACATTGGATTATTCGGCTATGAGATTGTTTTTGAATATCGCTGAGACTGACCAAATGCCTTCGTCATCAACGAACTTTAGTGCGGCGATGAAAACGGCTTTTGAGGCCTTTGAATCAAATGAGCAAGATCAACAGGAGGGAGACGCGTCAAAAGTGTTTATGATTATTTCTGATGGTGAAAATCACGGGGAAAGTTATGAGGAGGAACTTAATCAATTGTTGGCGCAAAATGTGTCGGTATATACGTTGGGAATCGGAACGGAATCGGGCAGTACTATTCCACTCTATGATAACAGCGGTTCGATGTTTGGGTATAAGCGTGATCAGGATGGGAAGGTGGTCACGACGAAGTTGCAATCCAATGTGTTGCGTTCTATTGCTGAGCAGGGGAATGGTGAATATTATGAGATTCGAAATGGGGGTTCGGGTATTGATCGTTTCTTAGGTCGACTGGATGAGCTGCAACAGGGAGAGTTTTCGAGCCAAGAGTATGCTGATTTCAAAAATCAGTACCAGTGGCTGGCTGGTATCGGATTGTTGTTTGTTTTTATGGGAATGGTATTTCCGGAGTTTAAAATTGGTGAGAGTAATAGAAAGTAA
- a CDS encoding four helix bundle protein — translation MSTFRDLKIWQKSMDLVTDIYQKTEGFPDSEKYGLVSQIRRSAISIPSNIAEGYGRNSNGEFQRYLNISMGSLFELQTQIEIAQNLEYFNDNEGGKMYELSREIERMLSSFIRSIE, via the coding sequence ATGAGTACTTTCAGAGATTTGAAAATTTGGCAGAAATCGATGGATCTGGTTACTGATATTTACCAAAAAACAGAAGGATTTCCTGATTCGGAGAAATATGGTTTGGTTTCACAAATCAGGAGATCAGCTATTTCGATACCTTCAAACATTGCAGAAGGGTATGGCCGAAATTCGAATGGAGAGTTTCAGCGTTATTTAAATATTTCAATGGGATCTTTATTTGAGCTTCAAACCCAGATTGAAATTGCGCAGAACTTGGAATATTTCAATGATAATGAGGGAGGAAAGATGTACGAATTGAGTCGTGAAATAGAACGAATGTTAAGTAGTTTTATAAGAAGTATAGAATAG
- a CDS encoding HAD hydrolase family protein, translating to MIKLFITDLDGCISTPFKTPEWDLLSQIRRLNEQSSHDMAVPSLSICSGRPFPYVEAVAQWLGITNHVVFESAGVFELASNTIKLHPSFDDEAELQVRELKQWLNNEIVPLDDNFIIEFTKKMDAGIIHLDTEVIQEIYPRIKEYVSDNYPRFEVHDTDVSINIVLSENNKRTGIHQLCEIMDLSPDEVAYIGDSSGDIPGLKFVGKPFAPKNAAESVKREAEVLDGEVTKAVLEAYRQIIRENRKKLAAAG from the coding sequence ATGATAAAACTTTTTATTACTGATCTCGATGGGTGTATTTCGACCCCTTTTAAAACGCCAGAGTGGGATTTGCTTTCCCAAATTCGTCGGCTGAATGAGCAAAGTTCTCATGATATGGCCGTGCCTTCACTCTCGATCTGCTCGGGACGTCCATTTCCCTATGTAGAAGCCGTTGCACAATGGCTGGGAATAACGAATCACGTGGTGTTCGAAAGTGCAGGGGTTTTTGAGCTTGCATCCAATACTATAAAGCTGCACCCTTCATTTGATGACGAAGCGGAATTGCAGGTCCGTGAGCTTAAGCAGTGGCTGAATAATGAGATTGTTCCCCTTGATGATAATTTCATTATTGAATTTACCAAGAAAATGGATGCCGGAATTATTCATTTGGATACCGAGGTTATCCAAGAAATTTATCCACGTATTAAAGAGTATGTAAGTGACAATTATCCCCGGTTTGAAGTGCACGACACGGATGTCTCGATCAATATTGTGTTATCAGAAAATAATAAGCGTACAGGTATTCACCAGCTTTGTGAAATTATGGACCTATCACCTGACGAGGTAGCTTATATAGGGGATAGTAGTGGGGATATTCCCGGGCTGAAATTTGTGGGAAAACCCTTTGCGCCGAAAAATGCGGCAGAGTCTGTCAAACGAGAAGCAGAAGTGCTTGATGGGGAAGTTACGAAAGCAGTTTTGGAAGCCTATCGTCAAATTATACGTGAGAATAGAAAGAAGCTGGCAGCGGCGGGATAG